One Pararhizobium capsulatum DSM 1112 DNA segment encodes these proteins:
- the glsA gene encoding glutaminase A, producing MDGVDHSGELTSVLEDVVARVRKAAPGIYDEALEKAKASGKPAPRKGDFEYSGIAVFTRCGDVASAGNAGVGFPVQSISKVFALEVALEAMGEKLWKRVGRDPSGDPFNSIIDLERAKGIPRNPFINAGALVVCDILTGIGGRSGPNRHVVDLVKRMLDGDAPPLDQDVMESDRTGGDLNRSLMFMARHHGNLKHPVEKVMDAYIHQCAISLDCRGLAKAGRFLLLDDPDDEDGVKIAAARRARRILSIMMLCGQYDGSGDFAYRVGLPAKSGVGGGILAIAPHIASIAVWSPALDPMGNSWLGTLGLELLTSKTDWSVFGKSRRLLRDDARNQR from the coding sequence ATGGATGGGGTTGATCACTCCGGTGAACTGACGTCGGTGCTTGAGGATGTGGTGGCTCGGGTTCGCAAGGCAGCACCCGGCATCTACGATGAAGCCCTCGAGAAGGCGAAAGCGAGTGGTAAGCCCGCTCCTCGCAAGGGCGACTTCGAGTATTCTGGCATTGCGGTGTTTACGCGCTGTGGCGATGTGGCGTCGGCAGGAAATGCCGGCGTCGGGTTTCCCGTTCAGTCCATCTCGAAAGTGTTCGCCCTTGAGGTCGCGCTGGAAGCCATGGGTGAGAAACTCTGGAAACGGGTCGGCAGGGATCCGTCAGGCGATCCCTTCAACTCGATCATCGATCTCGAACGGGCCAAGGGCATTCCACGCAATCCGTTCATTAACGCAGGCGCGCTAGTCGTTTGCGATATTCTGACCGGAATTGGTGGCCGGTCAGGACCCAACCGGCATGTCGTCGACCTTGTCAAACGGATGCTCGACGGCGATGCTCCGCCACTCGATCAAGATGTGATGGAAAGCGATCGAACCGGGGGAGACCTGAACCGTTCCCTGATGTTCATGGCGCGACACCACGGTAATCTGAAACATCCAGTTGAAAAGGTGATGGACGCCTACATCCATCAATGCGCCATTTCGTTGGACTGCAGAGGCTTGGCAAAAGCCGGGCGGTTCCTGTTGCTCGACGATCCGGACGATGAGGATGGCGTAAAGATCGCGGCGGCGCGGCGGGCGCGACGAATCCTTTCGATTATGATGCTGTGCGGGCAGTACGACGGATCAGGCGATTTCGCCTATCGCGTGGGATTGCCGGCAAAATCCGGTGTTGGCGGCGGCATTCTGGCCATCGCGCCCCATATCGCGTCAATCGCTGTTTGGTCACCCGCGCTCGATCCCATGGGGAACAGTTGGCTCGGAACCTTGGGGCTGGAATTGTTGACATCGAAAACGGACTGGTCCGTGTTTGGGAAGTCCAGACGACTGCTGCGTGATGACGCCCGAAATCAGCGGTGA
- a CDS encoding error-prone DNA polymerase, translating into MRYAELQVTTHFSFLRGASSAQELFATARELGIEALGVVDRNSLGGIVRALEASRETGIRLVVGCRLDLQDGMSILVYPTDRTAYSRLTRLITLGKSRGGKDNCVLTFDDVALYAEGLLAVLVPDLPDETCAVQLRKLADVFGDRAYLALSLRRRPNDQMRLHELSNLAAKFRVRTVVTNDVLFHEPGRRQLQDIVTCIRTRTTIDAVGFERERHADRYLKPPEEMERLFPRYPEALRRTMEIVDRCTFSLEELSYQYPEEAILPGKTPQESLEHYVWECVPNRYPEGLPDNVLTTVRHELDLIRSMKYAPYFLTVFSIVRFARSQGILCQGRGSAANSAVCYILGVTSIDPSTNDLLFERFVSQERDEPPDIDVDFEHERREEVIQWIYKTYGREKAALCATVTRYRAKGAIRDVGKALGLPEDLIKALSSGMWAWSEEVSDRNVKELNLNPDDRRLILTLNLAQQLMGAPRHLGQHPGGFVLTHDRLDDLVPIEPATMADRQIIEWDKDDVEALKMMKVDVLALGMLTCMSKAFDLIRQHKDDDLDLASIRQEDSATYSMIRKADTLGTFQIESRAQMAMLPRLKPRTFYDLVVQVAIVRPGPIQGDMVHPYLRRREGKEDVEYPTPELEAVLGKTLGVPLFQESAMRVAMVCAGFTGGEADQLRKSMATFKFTGGVSRFKHKLVSGMVRNGYTPEFAEKTFSQLEGFGSYGFPESHAASFALIAYASSYIKCHHPDVFCAALLNSQPMGFYAPAQIVGDARNHGVEIRPVCINSSRWDCTLEPVEGKDRYAVRLGMRMVRGLATVDAARIVTARMEDTFSSVDDMWRRSGVPAASLVELAEADAFRPSLKLERRDALWAIKALRDEPLPLFAAAAEREARAIPEQKEPEVELRQMTEGHNVVEDYGHTGLTLRQHPVAFLRKDLATRSIVTCEEAMAARDGRWVITAGLVLVRQRPGSAKGVLFITIEDETGPANIVVWSKLFERRRRIVLGASMMAINGRIQREGAVVHLVAQQVFDLSSDLSGLADRNTAFRLQTGRGDEFAHGSPGGPDSRDQPKPAVQPRDIFIRDLHIDTLKVKSRNFQ; encoded by the coding sequence ATGAGATATGCAGAGCTTCAGGTCACCACCCATTTCTCCTTCCTGCGGGGCGCGTCCTCGGCGCAGGAACTGTTCGCCACCGCCAGAGAGCTTGGCATCGAGGCGCTGGGCGTGGTCGATCGCAACAGCCTGGGGGGGATCGTCCGGGCGCTGGAAGCCTCCCGCGAAACCGGCATCCGTCTTGTCGTCGGCTGTCGTCTCGATCTGCAGGATGGCATGTCGATCCTCGTCTATCCGACAGATCGCACGGCATACTCGCGGCTGACCCGGCTGATCACGCTCGGCAAAAGCCGGGGCGGCAAGGACAACTGTGTTCTGACCTTCGACGACGTCGCGCTCTACGCGGAAGGATTGCTCGCCGTCCTGGTGCCAGATCTGCCGGATGAGACATGCGCAGTTCAGCTTCGCAAGCTGGCCGACGTGTTCGGCGACCGTGCCTATCTTGCGTTATCGCTACGCCGTCGTCCCAACGATCAGATGCGGTTGCATGAACTATCCAACCTGGCCGCCAAATTCCGTGTCCGCACGGTCGTCACCAACGACGTACTGTTCCACGAACCGGGACGCCGGCAGCTCCAGGATATCGTTACCTGCATCCGGACACGAACGACCATCGATGCAGTTGGCTTTGAACGCGAACGGCATGCCGACCGATACCTGAAGCCGCCGGAGGAGATGGAGCGTCTGTTTCCGCGTTATCCGGAGGCGCTGAGACGCACCATGGAGATCGTCGATCGCTGCACATTCTCGCTGGAAGAGCTGAGTTACCAATATCCTGAAGAAGCCATCCTTCCCGGAAAGACGCCGCAGGAATCCTTGGAGCACTATGTCTGGGAATGCGTGCCGAACCGGTATCCCGAAGGATTGCCCGACAATGTCCTGACGACCGTTCGCCACGAACTCGATCTCATACGGTCCATGAAGTATGCGCCGTATTTCCTCACGGTGTTCTCGATCGTTCGTTTCGCCCGATCGCAGGGAATCCTTTGCCAGGGGCGTGGCTCGGCTGCCAACTCGGCGGTTTGCTATATCCTCGGCGTCACCAGCATTGATCCTTCGACCAACGATCTGCTGTTCGAGCGGTTCGTCAGCCAGGAGCGCGATGAACCGCCGGATATCGACGTGGATTTCGAGCACGAACGGCGCGAGGAGGTCATTCAATGGATCTACAAGACCTACGGCAGGGAGAAGGCGGCGCTCTGTGCGACGGTGACACGATACCGGGCGAAGGGCGCCATCCGGGACGTTGGCAAAGCGCTGGGACTTCCGGAGGATCTGATCAAGGCCTTGTCATCCGGAATGTGGGCCTGGTCGGAAGAGGTCAGCGACCGCAACGTCAAGGAATTGAACCTTAACCCCGATGACCGGCGCCTCATTCTGACACTGAACCTGGCACAGCAGCTCATGGGCGCTCCGCGGCACCTTGGTCAGCATCCGGGCGGCTTCGTGCTGACCCATGACCGGCTGGACGATCTCGTGCCGATCGAACCGGCGACCATGGCCGACCGGCAGATCATCGAGTGGGACAAGGATGACGTCGAGGCGCTCAAGATGATGAAGGTCGACGTTCTCGCCTTGGGCATGTTGACCTGCATGTCGAAAGCGTTCGATTTGATACGACAGCACAAGGACGACGATCTCGATCTTGCCAGTATCCGTCAGGAAGACTCGGCCACTTACTCAATGATCCGGAAGGCTGACACGCTCGGGACGTTTCAGATCGAAAGCCGGGCGCAGATGGCAATGCTTCCGAGGCTGAAGCCACGGACATTCTACGATCTCGTCGTTCAGGTGGCGATCGTCCGACCGGGGCCAATCCAGGGCGATATGGTCCATCCCTATCTGCGGCGCCGCGAGGGCAAGGAGGATGTGGAGTATCCGACGCCCGAACTGGAGGCGGTGCTGGGTAAGACGCTCGGCGTTCCGCTGTTCCAGGAGTCGGCGATGCGTGTCGCCATGGTCTGCGCCGGCTTCACCGGCGGCGAGGCCGATCAGCTCCGCAAGAGCATGGCGACGTTCAAGTTTACGGGCGGCGTTTCCCGGTTCAAGCACAAGCTCGTCTCCGGCATGGTTCGCAACGGCTACACCCCGGAATTTGCCGAGAAGACCTTCAGCCAGTTGGAAGGCTTTGGCAGCTATGGCTTCCCTGAAAGCCACGCGGCGTCGTTTGCGCTCATCGCCTATGCGAGCAGCTACATCAAGTGCCACCATCCGGACGTGTTCTGTGCAGCCCTGTTGAACTCGCAGCCGATGGGATTTTACGCCCCTGCCCAGATCGTTGGCGATGCCAGGAACCACGGCGTCGAGATCCGGCCCGTCTGTATCAACAGCTCTCGGTGGGATTGCACGCTGGAACCGGTCGAGGGCAAGGATCGTTATGCGGTTCGGTTGGGTATGCGGATGGTGCGTGGGCTGGCCACCGTTGATGCCGCCCGGATCGTTACGGCACGGATGGAAGACACGTTCTCCTCGGTCGACGACATGTGGCGGCGGTCAGGCGTGCCGGCGGCCTCGCTCGTTGAACTGGCGGAGGCCGACGCCTTCCGACCGTCGTTAAAACTGGAGCGTCGTGATGCTCTCTGGGCAATCAAAGCGTTGAGAGACGAACCGTTGCCGTTGTTTGCGGCGGCGGCCGAGCGTGAGGCGAGAGCGATCCCAGAGCAAAAGGAGCCGGAGGTCGAACTTCGGCAGATGACCGAGGGCCACAATGTCGTGGAGGACTATGGACACACGGGGCTGACGCTCAGACAGCATCCCGTCGCTTTCCTGCGGAAAGACCTGGCAACACGGAGCATCGTCACCTGCGAGGAAGCGATGGCCGCACGCGACGGACGCTGGGTGATAACGGCCGGACTGGTGCTGGTGCGGCAGCGGCCGGGTAGCGCCAAGGGAGTGTTGTTCATCACCATTGAGGATGAGACCGGGCCGGCGAACATCGTCGTGTGGTCGAAGCTGTTCGAGCGACGTCGCCGCATCGTGCTGGGAGCGTCGATGATGGCAATTAACGGTCGTATCCAGCGGGAAGGGGCTGTCGTCCATCTCGTCGCGCAGCAGGTCTTCGATCTCTCCAGCGATCTGTCCGGGCTCGCCGATCGTAATACCGCATTCAGGCTGCAGACTGGGCGAGGCGACGAATTTGCCCATGGTTCTCCGGGAGGTCCAGACTCACGGGACCAGCCGAAGCCTGCCGTCCAGCCGAGAGATATTTTCATCCGGGATCTGCACATCGATACGCTGAAGGTGAAAAGCCGGAATTTTCAGTAG
- a CDS encoding ImuA family protein, whose protein sequence is MQQTATNATISELRDRIQHLEGGPVRTRKMLPFGVPAIDGVLPGGGLAYGALHEVAGGGTGTVDGAAAALFVAGIAARTRGKIVWCLTRPDLFFPALAQAGLQANRVVFVESDKEEDVLANMQEALGYGGLGAVVGEIVRLPMTASRRLQLAAEKTGTIGLAVRRWRRQSEANDFGQPTASTTRWRVSVLPSEELPVPGVGRPRWLLELMRSRAGECAEFAVGACDDKGRIHLSAGSAHGSHSSSRSLAAG, encoded by the coding sequence ATGCAGCAGACCGCCACCAACGCCACGATCTCGGAGCTTCGCGACCGCATTCAGCATCTCGAAGGCGGCCCGGTGCGTACTCGCAAGATGCTGCCCTTTGGTGTTCCGGCAATCGATGGCGTGCTTCCAGGCGGCGGTCTTGCTTACGGCGCGCTGCATGAGGTGGCGGGCGGGGGAACCGGCACGGTCGATGGCGCGGCCGCCGCCCTGTTCGTCGCCGGCATCGCCGCCAGAACCAGGGGCAAGATCGTCTGGTGCCTGACACGGCCGGACCTGTTCTTTCCGGCGTTGGCGCAAGCCGGTCTTCAAGCCAACCGCGTCGTGTTCGTCGAGTCCGACAAGGAGGAGGACGTGTTGGCAAACATGCAGGAAGCGCTCGGGTACGGCGGCCTCGGCGCTGTCGTCGGGGAGATTGTTCGATTGCCGATGACGGCGTCCAGGCGCCTGCAACTGGCCGCGGAAAAGACCGGAACCATCGGTCTTGCGGTCCGACGATGGCGACGCCAGAGCGAGGCCAACGACTTTGGCCAGCCGACGGCATCGACGACGCGGTGGCGCGTGAGCGTTCTGCCATCCGAAGAACTCCCCGTTCCGGGTGTCGGTCGTCCGCGCTGGTTACTTGAGTTGATGAGATCGCGTGCGGGCGAATGTGCCGAGTTTGCCGTTGGAGCCTGTGATGACAAGGGTCGTATCCATTTATCTGCCGGATCTGCCCACGGATCGCATTCGTCGAGCCGATCCCTCGCTGCCGGCTGA
- a CDS encoding SOS response-associated peptidase, translating into MCNLYNLTSNQQAIRDFIDITRYREGNLPPSISVHPDRQGPIIRMDTEGERELIMSTWGMPTPEEHLDGKPDKGVTNVRKTWLPHWQRWLGPENRCLVPATAFSEYEQDPDPETGKKPLRWFALSQDQPLFMLAGVHTRWHGTRGPIKAPRLGEHDIYAFLTTNPNSIVKPVHPKAMPVLLTTREECELWLTADWKDAKKLQRPFADDQMMVLPRYTEVGGLGGYPR; encoded by the coding sequence ATGTGCAATCTCTACAATCTGACATCGAACCAGCAGGCCATTCGCGACTTCATCGACATAACCCGATACCGCGAGGGTAACCTGCCGCCGTCGATCTCCGTGCATCCGGATCGCCAGGGGCCGATCATCCGCATGGACACCGAGGGTGAACGCGAACTGATCATGTCGACGTGGGGCATGCCGACGCCCGAGGAGCATCTCGACGGCAAGCCCGACAAGGGCGTCACCAATGTCCGCAAGACTTGGCTGCCCCACTGGCAGCGGTGGCTGGGTCCCGAGAACAGATGTCTGGTGCCGGCAACCGCGTTCTCCGAATATGAGCAAGACCCTGATCCAGAGACAGGCAAAAAGCCGCTGCGGTGGTTTGCGCTTAGCCAAGATCAGCCGCTCTTCATGTTGGCGGGTGTCCATACCCGCTGGCACGGTACCCGCGGCCCGATCAAGGCGCCGAGGCTTGGCGAGCATGACATCTATGCTTTCCTGACCACCAATCCCAACAGCATCGTCAAGCCGGTCCATCCCAAGGCCATGCCTGTGCTCCTGACGACCAGAGAAGAATGCGAACTTTGGCTGACGGCCGACTGGAAGGACGCCAAGAAGCTTCAGCGCCCCTTCGCCGATGATCAGATGATGGTCTTGCCGCGCTATACCGAGGTCGGCGGTTTGGGTGGATATCCCCGCTAA
- a CDS encoding Y-family DNA polymerase — translation MTRVVSIYLPDLPTDRIRRADPSLPADQPIAVIARSGAKRWVSSADVAARKAGVRVGMAAAKAQALFQGLTMIDADPVADAQALERITLWALTQYSPIVAIDALDGIVMDTEGADHLQGGEESMLIGIANRFRGKALTARIAIADTWGAAHACARAIRRETVVVPRGETVRAVERLPISLLRLPEKIVGDLRTLGFQSIGELSATPRAPLALRFGPEIGRRLDQMFAHLAEPIDPIRSLEFLEVSRSFAEPIGAAETIDKYVGRLVVQLCDALQRQGLGARRIDLIVEKVDGTRQAIRAGTAKPARDVAWLTKLFRDRTEKIEPGFGIEKLSLVAVMSEPLAETQRSSSLIEEDTRDIVPLIDVFGNRGSRVYRVAPVASDVPERSLHRIAAASDDIDVSWSHHWRRPVRLLLHPELIEVIALLPDHPPVSVTWRGKRRKVKRADGPERIFGEWWQRTSEWVAVRDYFVIEDDTGERLWIYRSGDGVDAATGSHRWFIHGIFA, via the coding sequence ATGACAAGGGTCGTATCCATTTATCTGCCGGATCTGCCCACGGATCGCATTCGTCGAGCCGATCCCTCGCTGCCGGCTGACCAGCCAATTGCCGTGATCGCCAGGAGCGGTGCCAAACGATGGGTGTCTTCTGCGGATGTCGCGGCGAGGAAGGCTGGCGTTCGTGTGGGCATGGCGGCGGCCAAGGCTCAGGCCTTGTTCCAGGGTCTAACGATGATCGACGCCGATCCCGTCGCCGATGCTCAGGCGCTGGAGCGCATTACGCTCTGGGCCTTGACCCAATATTCCCCGATCGTCGCCATTGATGCATTGGATGGTATCGTCATGGACACCGAGGGCGCCGATCATCTGCAGGGTGGCGAGGAGTCGATGCTGATCGGGATTGCCAATCGCTTCCGTGGCAAGGCGCTGACGGCGCGGATAGCAATCGCTGACACCTGGGGTGCCGCCCATGCCTGTGCGCGAGCGATCAGACGGGAAACGGTGGTCGTGCCCCGCGGCGAGACTGTCCGCGCTGTGGAACGGCTACCGATCTCGCTGCTGCGGCTCCCCGAGAAGATCGTTGGCGATCTGAGGACACTTGGCTTCCAGAGCATCGGGGAACTGTCAGCGACGCCGCGCGCACCCCTGGCTCTGCGGTTTGGCCCGGAAATCGGGCGTCGTCTCGATCAGATGTTCGCACACCTCGCCGAACCGATCGATCCCATCCGCAGTCTGGAGTTTCTGGAGGTGAGCCGATCCTTTGCAGAACCGATCGGTGCTGCCGAGACCATCGACAAATATGTCGGTCGGCTGGTGGTCCAGCTTTGTGATGCGCTGCAGAGACAAGGCCTCGGAGCCCGCCGCATCGATCTGATCGTCGAGAAGGTCGATGGCACCCGTCAGGCGATCCGGGCAGGGACCGCCAAGCCGGCACGCGATGTTGCCTGGCTGACCAAACTGTTTCGCGACCGAACGGAGAAGATCGAACCGGGCTTTGGTATCGAGAAGCTGTCGCTGGTCGCGGTGATGTCGGAGCCGTTGGCGGAAACCCAGAGATCGTCTTCGCTGATTGAGGAGGATACGAGAGACATCGTCCCCCTCATCGATGTCTTCGGCAATCGAGGCTCGCGCGTCTACCGGGTCGCCCCGGTGGCATCGGATGTGCCCGAGCGCAGCCTCCACCGGATTGCCGCCGCATCAGACGACATCGATGTTTCCTGGTCTCATCACTGGCGTCGGCCAGTAAGATTGCTCCTGCATCCGGAGCTCATCGAGGTCATCGCCCTGTTGCCGGATCATCCGCCGGTCTCAGTCACATGGCGAGGCAAACGCCGCAAAGTGAAGCGGGCCGACGGACCGGAGCGGATTTTTGGCGAGTGGTGGCAGCGGACGTCGGAATGGGTCGCCGTCCGCGACTATTTCGTCATTGAGGACGATACCGGCGAGCGGCTGTGGATTTACCGATCCGGCGACGGTGTCGATGCGGCAACCGGCTCGCACCGCTGGTTCATCCATGGGATTTTCGCATGA
- the minE gene encoding cell division topological specificity factor MinE → MNLLRMFSRQQSGAAARERLQVLLAHDRASTGDSELVTKLRDEILRAISKHMEVDADKVSVKLERGIPVSTLFVDVEIPHDAERKAA, encoded by the coding sequence ATGAATCTTCTGAGAATGTTTTCCCGGCAGCAATCCGGAGCGGCCGCGCGGGAGCGACTTCAAGTACTGCTGGCGCATGACCGCGCCTCCACGGGCGATTCCGAACTTGTAACAAAGTTGCGCGACGAAATACTCCGCGCGATTTCCAAGCATATGGAAGTCGACGCCGATAAGGTCAGCGTGAAATTGGAACGGGGTATCCCGGTGTCCACACTTTTCGTCGACGTCGAAATCCCCCATGATGCGGAAAGGAAGGCGGCCTAA
- the xth gene encoding exodeoxyribonuclease III: MKLATYNVNGINGRLDVLLRWLAEAKPDVVCLQELKAPDDKFPQSELEKAGYGAIWHGQKSWNGVAILARDQEPILTRRGLPGEPGDSHSRYIEAAIDGIVVGCLYLPNGNPAPGPKFDYKLRWFERLHDYAAELLHLDIPVALVGDFNVMPTELDVYKPERWRDDALFRPEVRAAYSELLEQGWTDAVRTLHPDEHIYTFWKYLRNAFARDAGLRIDHFLLSPSLAPVLTRAAVDKHVRGWDHTSDHAPVWIELSNA, translated from the coding sequence GTGAAGCTCGCCACATACAATGTCAACGGCATCAATGGCCGTCTCGATGTGTTGCTTCGGTGGCTCGCCGAGGCGAAGCCCGATGTCGTCTGCCTGCAGGAACTGAAGGCGCCGGACGACAAGTTTCCGCAGAGCGAGCTTGAGAAGGCGGGGTACGGGGCAATCTGGCATGGCCAGAAGTCCTGGAACGGCGTGGCAATCCTTGCTCGCGATCAGGAGCCGATTTTAACCCGGCGTGGACTACCGGGAGAGCCCGGCGACAGTCACAGTCGATACATCGAAGCAGCGATTGATGGAATTGTGGTTGGTTGCCTTTACCTTCCCAACGGCAACCCCGCGCCAGGTCCGAAGTTCGACTACAAACTGCGTTGGTTTGAGCGTCTGCATGACTATGCAGCGGAACTGCTCCACTTGGACATTCCCGTCGCCCTTGTCGGTGACTTCAATGTCATGCCGACCGAACTTGACGTCTACAAACCGGAGCGTTGGCGTGATGACGCCCTGTTTCGGCCGGAGGTCAGGGCGGCCTATTCGGAGTTGCTCGAACAGGGGTGGACGGATGCGGTTCGGACGTTACACCCCGACGAACATATCTACACCTTCTGGAAGTATCTCCGGAATGCCTTTGCGCGAGATGCAGGCCTTCGCATCGACCATTTTCTCCTCAGCCCGAGCTTAGCGCCGGTTCTGACACGCGCGGCAGTGGACAAACATGTTCGGGGCTGGGATCACACGAGCGACCACGCCCCAGTCTGGATCGAACTATCGAACGCATAG
- a CDS encoding PRC-barrel domain-containing protein yields MDHSNHVRLATTELTPAVLEGATVYGADDHKVGNVDHVHGSGTSTKAIIDVGGFLGIGAKPVAVSLSDLDFMRDEDGDVHAVTSWTKDQLKDMPEHHH; encoded by the coding sequence ATGGATCATAGCAATCACGTTCGTCTCGCGACCACCGAGCTCACACCGGCCGTATTGGAGGGCGCAACCGTCTACGGCGCCGATGACCACAAGGTCGGAAACGTAGATCATGTCCATGGCTCGGGAACGAGCACCAAGGCCATTATCGATGTCGGCGGGTTCCTTGGTATCGGGGCAAAGCCGGTTGCCGTTTCTCTCAGCGACCTCGATTTCATGCGGGATGAAGATGGCGACGTCCACGCTGTCACGTCCTGGACCAAGGATCAGCTCAAGGACATGCCTGAGCACCATCACTGA
- the minC gene encoding septum site-determining protein MinC — MNDVLTQPRPIRLKGRSFLALALSPEMPVDDWLVQLDNLAARSAGFFLRKPIVLDLSSLDIGQDELRDLVAKLATRKVRIMGIEGAKASLLAPDLPPALTDGKGTSDVEITAVEESSAPAAANPAPTVSAPSRSSSSLIVSQPVRSGQSLHHAEGDVTIVGSVASGSEVVAGGSIHVYGALRGRAMAGTMGNSTARIFCRKLEAELIAIDGFYLTAEDLEPSLRGKAVQIWLEGETIKVAAVI, encoded by the coding sequence TTGAATGATGTGTTAACCCAACCCCGCCCAATCCGTCTCAAGGGACGATCTTTCCTCGCGCTCGCCTTAAGCCCCGAGATGCCGGTCGATGATTGGCTGGTCCAGTTGGATAATCTCGCGGCCCGATCCGCTGGTTTCTTCCTTCGGAAACCAATCGTACTCGATTTGTCGAGCCTCGACATCGGGCAAGACGAGCTTCGAGATCTCGTGGCAAAGCTCGCGACGAGAAAAGTCCGAATCATGGGCATCGAGGGCGCGAAGGCTTCTTTGCTCGCTCCAGATCTGCCGCCAGCGTTGACCGACGGGAAAGGCACTTCCGACGTTGAAATAACCGCGGTCGAGGAGTCCTCTGCTCCGGCGGCGGCAAATCCCGCACCGACGGTCTCGGCACCATCACGCTCTAGTTCATCATTGATCGTAAGCCAGCCCGTTCGCTCGGGTCAGTCGCTTCACCACGCGGAAGGGGACGTCACTATCGTTGGTTCGGTGGCGTCTGGTTCCGAGGTCGTCGCCGGCGGCTCGATCCACGTCTATGGTGCCCTAAGGGGCCGCGCCATGGCGGGGACGATGGGCAACTCCACGGCACGGATCTTTTGCAGGAAGTTGGAGGCGGAGCTGATCGCGATCGATGGTTTCTATCTGACAGCCGAAGATCTCGAGCCGAGTTTGCGCGGCAAGGCAGTCCAGATTTGGCTTGAAGGCGAAACCATAAAAGTGGCTGCGGTGATCTAA
- the minD gene encoding septum site-determining protein MinD: MGKVIVVTSGKGGVGKTTSTAALGAALAQNGAKVVVVDFDVGLRNLDLVMGAERRVVYDLVNVIQGEAKLTQALIRDKRVETLFLLPASQTRDKDNLTPEGVEKVITALKNAFDWVICDSPAGIERGATLAMRHADVAIVVTNPEVSSVRDSDRIIGLLDSKTLKAENGETMEKHLLLTRYDSARAERGDMLKVDDVLEILSIPLLGIIPESMDVLRASNVGSPVTLADGRSAPAIAYFEAARRLNGEALPVVIPGDKRGLFGKLFGRRAA; this comes from the coding sequence ATGGGCAAGGTCATAGTCGTTACGTCTGGCAAAGGCGGCGTCGGCAAAACGACGTCCACGGCCGCGTTGGGTGCCGCGCTCGCGCAGAATGGCGCGAAGGTCGTGGTTGTGGATTTCGATGTCGGCCTCCGCAATCTCGATCTCGTCATGGGCGCGGAACGACGCGTCGTCTACGATCTCGTGAATGTCATCCAGGGTGAAGCGAAGCTCACGCAGGCCTTGATCCGTGACAAGCGCGTGGAGACACTGTTCCTGCTTCCGGCATCGCAAACCCGCGATAAGGACAACTTGACGCCCGAAGGCGTGGAAAAGGTCATCACTGCCCTTAAGAACGCGTTTGACTGGGTCATTTGCGACAGTCCGGCGGGTATCGAACGCGGAGCGACATTGGCAATGCGCCACGCGGATGTGGCCATCGTCGTCACCAATCCGGAAGTTTCATCGGTTCGTGACTCGGATCGCATCATCGGCTTGTTGGATTCCAAGACGCTGAAGGCGGAGAATGGCGAGACGATGGAGAAGCACCTTCTTTTGACCCGTTATGATTCCGCGCGCGCTGAACGAGGCGACATGCTGAAGGTTGATGATGTGCTAGAAATCCTGTCCATCCCCCTTCTTGGTATCATTCCGGAGAGCATGGACGTACTACGGGCCTCGAACGTTGGTTCTCCCGTGACCCTGGCTGACGGCCGCAGTGCCCCCGCAATCGCATACTTCGAGGCTGCCCGCCGGCTCAACGGCGAGGCGTTGCCGGTCGTTATCCCTGGAGACAAGCGAGGCTTGTTTGGGAAACTTTTCGGTAGGAGAGCTGCATGA